Proteins encoded within one genomic window of Methanothrix harundinacea 6Ac:
- the uvrA gene encoding excinuclease ABC subunit UvrA has product MKSIVIKGAREHNLKDITIELPRDRLIVITGVSGSGKSTLAFDTIYAEGQRRYVESLSAYARQFLGQMNKPDVDSIEGLSPAISIEQKTTSKNPRSTVGTVTEIYDYLRLLFARIGVPHCPVHGVRIEASSPERIADRIVEAAERGAARAASDAEMGEEESGEEMEGGAGGGMVTVLAPIIRQKKGTYGQLLKDLDYEGFARVRVDGLIQRTDEEVDLDRYRKHDIEVVIDRLDPREERSRLVEAVEAALERGGGLLIVVGTDGEDRIYSSKMACPLCGIVFEELQPRTFSFNSPFGACEACNGLGIKMEFDPSLIIPDPEISIADGAVALYHNHVDGWRGQHLAAVAKHFGFSIFTPIKDLTEEQRSSLLYGSREKIRFDMSMKNGDAYWSHHGHWEGLIPQSERLYHQTSSEYRREELERFMKVLPCPRCGGKRLKEKVLAVKVAGMSIAEVADLSISESLALFDGLALSEREEEIARQVLKEIRSRLGFLEHVGLSYLTLSRSAGTLSGGEAQRIRLATQIGSNLMGVLYVLDEPSIGLHQRDNARLIETLKKLRDLGNTLIVVEHDEETIRAADHVVDMGPGAGIHGGWVVAEGTPEEVEADPESLTGMYLSGERRIETPPARRRSDKFVRITGCRENNLKNLSARIPIGVFTVVTGVSGSGKSTLIYDTLYRALMKKIYRSTETPGLHDRLSFDSEIDKVIVIDQSPIGRTPRSNPATYTKVFDPIRQAFSGTKEARVRGYKPGRFSFNLKGGRCEACQGDGLIKIEMNFLPDVYVECEECKGTRYNAETLEVKYRDRSIAEVLEMTVEEAREHFKNVPAIRSKLDTLMGVGLGYIKLGQSSTTLSGGEAQRIKLTRELSKKATGRTIYLLDEPTTGLHFEDVSKLIGVLNDLVDRGNTVVVIEHNLDVIKAADYVIDLGPEGGNAGGRIVAEGTPEEVAAVPESITGRFLKEKVSRRGGPSGAEAGRSETV; this is encoded by the coding sequence ATGAAATCGATCGTCATAAAAGGTGCAAGAGAGCACAACTTAAAAGACATCACCATCGAGCTTCCGCGAGACCGGCTGATCGTCATCACCGGGGTCTCCGGCTCGGGGAAGTCGACCCTCGCCTTCGACACCATCTACGCCGAGGGGCAGCGCCGCTACGTCGAGTCCCTCTCGGCCTACGCCCGCCAGTTCCTCGGCCAGATGAACAAGCCCGACGTCGACTCCATCGAGGGGCTCTCCCCGGCGATCTCCATCGAGCAGAAGACTACCTCGAAGAACCCCCGGTCCACCGTCGGGACGGTCACCGAGATCTACGACTACCTGAGGCTCCTCTTCGCCCGGATCGGCGTCCCCCACTGCCCCGTCCACGGCGTCAGGATCGAGGCGAGCTCCCCGGAGAGGATCGCCGACCGGATCGTCGAGGCGGCCGAAAGGGGCGCCGCCAGAGCCGCTTCCGATGCCGAGATGGGAGAGGAGGAGTCGGGGGAGGAGATGGAAGGGGGGGCGGGAGGTGGGATGGTCACCGTCCTCGCGCCGATAATCCGGCAGAAGAAGGGAACCTACGGCCAGCTCTTAAAAGACCTCGACTACGAGGGCTTCGCCCGGGTCCGGGTCGACGGCCTGATCCAGAGGACCGACGAGGAGGTCGACCTCGACCGGTATCGAAAGCACGACATAGAGGTGGTCATAGACCGGCTCGACCCCCGGGAGGAGAGGTCGAGGCTCGTCGAGGCGGTCGAGGCCGCCCTGGAGAGGGGCGGTGGCCTCCTCATCGTGGTGGGCACCGACGGCGAGGATCGGATCTACTCCTCGAAGATGGCCTGCCCCCTCTGCGGGATCGTCTTCGAGGAGCTCCAGCCCCGGACCTTCTCCTTCAACAGCCCCTTCGGAGCCTGCGAGGCCTGCAACGGCCTTGGGATCAAGATGGAGTTCGACCCCAGCCTCATCATACCCGACCCGGAGATCTCCATAGCCGACGGTGCCGTCGCCCTCTACCACAACCACGTCGACGGCTGGAGGGGCCAGCACCTCGCCGCCGTCGCAAAGCACTTCGGCTTCAGCATCTTCACCCCCATCAAGGATCTGACCGAGGAGCAGCGGTCCTCCCTCCTCTACGGCTCCCGAGAGAAGATCAGGTTCGATATGTCGATGAAGAATGGGGACGCTTACTGGTCCCACCACGGCCACTGGGAGGGGCTCATCCCCCAGTCGGAGCGGCTCTACCACCAGACCAGCTCCGAGTACCGGCGGGAGGAGCTGGAGAGGTTCATGAAGGTCCTCCCATGCCCGAGGTGCGGGGGCAAGAGGCTCAAAGAGAAGGTCCTGGCGGTGAAGGTCGCCGGGATGTCCATCGCCGAGGTCGCCGATCTATCGATATCCGAGAGCCTCGCCCTCTTCGACGGCCTCGCCCTCTCCGAGAGGGAGGAGGAGATCGCCCGACAGGTCCTGAAGGAGATAAGGTCGCGCCTCGGCTTCCTCGAGCACGTCGGCCTCTCTTACCTCACCCTCTCCCGGAGCGCTGGGACCCTATCGGGGGGCGAGGCCCAGAGGATCAGGCTCGCCACCCAGATCGGGTCTAACCTGATGGGGGTCCTCTACGTCCTCGACGAGCCCTCCATCGGCCTCCACCAGAGGGACAACGCCCGGCTGATCGAGACCCTGAAGAAGCTCCGGGACCTGGGGAACACCCTCATCGTCGTCGAGCACGACGAGGAGACGATCCGGGCCGCCGACCACGTGGTGGACATGGGCCCCGGCGCCGGGATCCACGGGGGGTGGGTCGTCGCCGAGGGGACCCCCGAGGAGGTGGAGGCGGACCCGGAATCCCTGACGGGGATGTACCTCTCCGGCGAAAGACGGATCGAGACCCCTCCGGCGAGGAGGCGGAGCGATAAGTTCGTCCGGATCACCGGCTGCAGAGAGAACAACCTCAAGAACCTCTCCGCCAGGATCCCCATCGGGGTCTTCACCGTCGTCACCGGCGTCTCCGGCTCCGGGAAGTCCACCCTCATCTACGACACCCTCTACCGGGCTCTTATGAAGAAGATCTATCGGTCGACCGAGACCCCCGGCCTCCACGACCGCCTCTCCTTCGACTCGGAGATCGATAAAGTGATCGTCATCGACCAGAGCCCCATCGGGAGGACCCCCCGGTCGAACCCCGCCACCTACACCAAGGTCTTCGACCCCATCCGGCAGGCCTTCTCCGGGACGAAGGAGGCCCGGGTCCGGGGCTACAAGCCCGGCCGGTTCTCCTTCAACCTCAAGGGAGGGCGGTGCGAGGCCTGCCAGGGGGACGGCCTGATCAAGATCGAGATGAACTTCCTCCCGGACGTCTACGTCGAGTGCGAGGAGTGCAAGGGGACGAGGTACAACGCCGAGACCCTGGAGGTGAAGTACCGGGATAGGTCCATCGCCGAGGTCCTGGAGATGACGGTGGAGGAGGCGAGGGAGCATTTCAAGAACGTCCCGGCGATCAGAAGCAAGCTCGACACCCTGATGGGGGTCGGCCTCGGCTACATCAAGCTCGGCCAGTCCTCCACCACCCTATCCGGTGGCGAGGCCCAGAGGATCAAGCTGACGAGGGAGCTCTCCAAGAAGGCGACGGGGAGGACGATCTACCTCCTCGACGAGCCGACGACGGGGCTCCACTTCGAGGACGTCTCGAAGCTGATCGGGGTTTTGAACGACCTCGTCGACCGGGGGAACACCGTCGTCGTCATCGAGCACAACCTGGACGTCATCAAGGCCGCAGACTACGTCATCGACCTAGGCCCCGAGGGGGGGAACGCCGGCGGCCGGATCGTCGCCGAGGGGACCCCCGAGGAGGTGGCGGCCGTCCCGGAGAGCATCACCGGCAGGTTCCTGAAGGAGAAGGTCTCCCGCCGGGGCGGCCCCTCCGGAGCGGAGGCTGGAAGGTCGGAGACGGTCTGA
- a CDS encoding nucleotidyltransferase family protein: MDPLETLKENEREIKSRFSVRKIGIFGSNAGGEGRETSDIDVLVEFEEPTFRNFMGLVFFLEELFGREVDLVTTRGLSPYIRPAVEKEVVWSK, from the coding sequence ATGGACCCCCTCGAGACCCTAAAGGAGAACGAGAGAGAGATTAAGAGCCGGTTCAGCGTGCGAAAGATCGGCATCTTCGGCTCCAACGCCGGGGGCGAGGGACGGGAGACGAGCGACATCGACGTCCTGGTGGAGTTTGAGGAGCCGACCTTCCGAAACTTCATGGGCCTCGTCTTCTTTTTAGAGGAGCTGTTTGGAAGAGAAGTCGATCTGGTGACGACCCGAGGGCTCAGCCCCTACATCCGTCCCGCCGTAGAGAAAGAGGTGGTCTGGTCTAAATAA
- a CDS encoding AtpZ/AtpI family protein, with amino-acid sequence MKIENLDQAFKAASAGIEMAISILIGSVVGYVGGRFFDEGSGYIGLVIGAVLGLISGTYNLYRRYR; translated from the coding sequence ATGAAGATAGAGAACCTAGACCAGGCGTTCAAGGCCGCCTCTGCCGGCATCGAGATGGCGATCTCGATACTGATCGGTAGCGTCGTCGGATACGTCGGCGGCAGATTCTTCGACGAAGGCTCCGGCTACATCGGCCTCGTCATCGGAGCGGTCCTGGGGCTCATTTCAGGGACGTACAACCTCTACAGAAGGTACAGGTAA
- a CDS encoding class I SAM-dependent methyltransferase, whose translation MMGDRPAWLYDETKQIGTDYDDVSEIRIYDQRMAKIRDVAKEVGEVLDLLDLSPEATVLELGCGTGEFPIAAVGRCSWVIAADVSKPMLRYAREKAEERLREGGAGDLDRIEYVRGGFLTYQHQGEPLDAVVTQFALHHLPDFWKQVALIRIAGMLKPAGKLFIRDVIYSFDAAGYEGFFDRYLSRMAEMGGEGTPRDILVHIRDEHSTIGWMMEGMIERAGFSIERADYRAGFIASYLCVKEGRR comes from the coding sequence ATGATGGGAGATAGACCAGCCTGGCTTTACGACGAGACCAAACAGATAGGGACCGACTACGATGACGTCTCCGAGATCCGGATCTACGATCAGAGGATGGCGAAGATCAGGGACGTGGCAAAGGAGGTCGGGGAGGTCCTCGACCTTCTCGACCTCTCGCCGGAGGCGACGGTCCTGGAGCTTGGGTGCGGCACCGGCGAGTTTCCCATCGCTGCCGTGGGCCGGTGCTCCTGGGTGATCGCCGCGGACGTCTCAAAGCCGATGCTGAGGTACGCCCGCGAGAAGGCGGAAGAGAGGCTCCGGGAGGGGGGGGCCGGGGACCTCGATCGTATCGAGTACGTCAGGGGCGGCTTTCTCACCTACCAGCACCAGGGCGAGCCCCTTGACGCCGTCGTGACCCAGTTCGCCCTTCATCACCTCCCCGACTTCTGGAAGCAGGTGGCGTTGATCCGGATAGCAGGGATGCTGAAGCCTGCGGGAAAGCTCTTCATCCGGGACGTCATCTACTCCTTCGATGCCGCCGGCTACGAGGGCTTCTTCGACCGCTACCTATCGCGGATGGCGGAGATGGGCGGCGAGGGGACGCCCCGGGACATCCTGGTCCACATCAGAGACGAGCACTCCACCATCGGCTGGATGATGGAGGGGATGATCGAGAGGGCGGGCTTCTCCATCGAGAGGGCCGATTATCGGGCGGGGTTCATCGCCAGCTATCTCTGCGTCAAGGAAGGGCGGCGATGA
- a CDS encoding DUF4870 domain-containing protein, producing the protein MIEEDRDARTWATLCHLSALLMLLGVPLGNVLGPLVVWLVKRNQHTFVDDQGKEALNFQLSVTLYWVLAGILVFLSVGSIAFFWPAAHPGMIDFWNPMAMPFAMILGFLLIFGLLAFSVIFAIIAAIRASNGEAYRYPLTIRGVR; encoded by the coding sequence ATGATCGAAGAGGACAGGGACGCCCGGACCTGGGCTACCCTCTGCCATCTGAGCGCCCTCTTGATGCTCCTGGGGGTCCCCCTGGGGAACGTCCTGGGGCCTCTGGTGGTCTGGCTCGTCAAGAGAAACCAGCACACCTTCGTCGACGACCAGGGGAAGGAGGCCCTCAACTTCCAGCTCTCCGTCACCCTCTACTGGGTCCTGGCGGGGATCCTGGTCTTCCTGTCGGTCGGGTCCATCGCCTTCTTCTGGCCCGCCGCTCATCCCGGGATGATCGACTTCTGGAACCCGATGGCCATGCCCTTCGCCATGATCTTGGGCTTCCTCCTCATCTTCGGCCTGCTGGCCTTCTCCGTCATCTTCGCCATCATAGCGGCGATCAGGGCGAGCAACGGCGAAGCTTATCGTTATCCCCTCACCATAAGGGGGGTTAGATAG
- a CDS encoding PaaI family thioesterase, with amino-acid sequence MVEEGMTLEDPLDGIRERVAREPYSRILGIRLVDLGPGWAVTEMDCTEEMEDLLGMTHGGALFSLVDEAFGAAGNSRGSVALALNVQITFVAPPSPREILRAEAKEIKREGRISNFEIRVKGEAGRIVAMALGTAYVKGEEL; translated from the coding sequence ATGGTCGAAGAGGGGATGACTTTGGAGGACCCGTTGGATGGGATAAGGGAGCGGGTGGCGAGGGAGCCCTACTCCCGGATCCTCGGGATAAGGCTTGTGGATCTCGGCCCCGGCTGGGCGGTGACGGAGATGGACTGCACCGAGGAGATGGAGGACCTCCTGGGGATGACCCATGGCGGAGCCCTCTTCTCCCTCGTCGACGAGGCCTTCGGAGCCGCCGGAAACTCCCGGGGGAGCGTCGCCCTCGCCCTCAACGTCCAGATCACCTTCGTCGCCCCCCCCTCACCCCGGGAGATCCTCCGGGCGGAGGCGAAGGAGATCAAGCGAGAGGGGAGGATCTCCAACTTCGAAATCCGCGTCAAGGGCGAGGCCGGCCGGATCGTGGCGATGGCTCTGGGGACGGCTTACGTCAAGGGCGAGGAGCTCTAG
- a CDS encoding sodium:solute symporter family protein, with amino-acid sequence MDIVYLNILVLVYILAVGYLGYKGWRETCNSEDYMVGGRKIHPYVMAMSYGATFISTSAIVGFGGTAGLFGMGLLWLTFLNIFVGIFIAFVVFGKRTRKMGYNLSAMTFPELLARRFESRFIQYFSGLVIFVGMPMYASVVLIGAARFIETTLAIDFNLALMLFSLIIAAYVVIGGLKGVMYTDAFQATIMFVGMAFLLVMTYSHLGGITQAHQALTNLAALVPANLAAMGHLGWTAMPAAGSAWWWTLVSTLVLGVGIGVLAMPQLVVRFMTVKSGRELNRAVLIGGVFILMMTGVAFVVGALSNVYFFERDGVIAIAAAAGNSDSIIPVYINTAMPSWFVYIFMLTLLAAAMSTLSSQFHAQGTAIGRDVYETVVGTRGGRSILITRIGIIIAVVVAVILGYFLPPSIIAPGTAIFFGLCAAAFLPMYTCALFWKRATRAGAIAGLVTGTVVSLFWLVFVHQKEAVPLGIAKMILGRDVLITSMPWPVVDPIVVALPLAFVATVVVSLATKPPESEHLDRCFEGIK; translated from the coding sequence ATAGACATAGTATATCTCAACATACTGGTTCTCGTCTACATTCTGGCGGTGGGGTACCTGGGGTATAAGGGATGGAGGGAGACCTGCAACTCCGAGGATTATATGGTAGGCGGAAGGAAGATCCACCCCTACGTCATGGCCATGAGCTACGGTGCGACCTTCATCAGCACCTCCGCCATCGTCGGCTTCGGCGGCACCGCAGGCCTCTTCGGTATGGGGCTATTATGGCTCACCTTCCTGAACATCTTCGTCGGGATATTCATCGCCTTTGTCGTATTCGGCAAAAGGACGAGGAAGATGGGCTACAACCTCTCGGCTATGACCTTCCCGGAGCTTCTGGCGAGGAGATTTGAGAGCAGGTTCATCCAGTACTTCAGCGGCCTTGTGATCTTCGTCGGGATGCCGATGTACGCCTCTGTCGTCCTGATCGGGGCCGCAAGGTTCATCGAGACGACCCTGGCCATTGATTTCAACCTCGCCCTTATGCTCTTCTCCCTCATCATAGCCGCATACGTCGTCATCGGCGGCCTCAAGGGCGTAATGTACACCGACGCCTTCCAGGCGACGATAATGTTCGTTGGGATGGCCTTCCTCCTGGTGATGACCTATAGCCATCTCGGAGGGATCACACAAGCCCACCAGGCTCTGACGAACCTCGCGGCCCTCGTCCCCGCAAACCTCGCCGCCATGGGACATCTGGGCTGGACGGCTATGCCGGCCGCCGGGTCCGCATGGTGGTGGACCCTCGTATCTACCCTCGTCCTCGGCGTTGGCATCGGGGTTCTGGCGATGCCCCAGCTCGTCGTCAGGTTCATGACGGTGAAGTCGGGCAGGGAGCTGAACAGGGCGGTCCTCATCGGCGGGGTCTTCATCCTGATGATGACGGGGGTCGCCTTCGTCGTCGGTGCCCTCTCCAACGTCTACTTCTTCGAGAGGGACGGCGTCATAGCTATAGCTGCAGCCGCTGGAAACTCCGACAGCATCATCCCCGTCTATATAAACACGGCTATGCCCAGCTGGTTCGTCTACATCTTCATGCTCACCCTCCTTGCAGCGGCGATGTCGACCTTGAGCTCCCAGTTCCACGCCCAGGGGACGGCGATCGGTAGGGACGTCTACGAGACCGTCGTCGGGACGAGGGGCGGTCGGTCGATCCTGATAACCCGGATCGGGATCATCATCGCCGTGGTGGTGGCCGTCATCCTGGGATACTTCCTCCCCCCCAGCATCATAGCTCCCGGTACGGCGATCTTCTTCGGCCTCTGCGCCGCCGCCTTCCTCCCCATGTATACCTGCGCCCTTTTCTGGAAGAGGGCGACCCGGGCCGGAGCGATCGCTGGCCTCGTCACCGGGACCGTCGTCAGCCTCTTCTGGCTGGTCTTCGTCCATCAGAAGGAGGCGGTTCCCCTGGGGATCGCCAAGATGATCCTGGGAAGGGACGTCCTAATAACATCGATGCCCTGGCCCGTCGTCGACCCGATCGTGGTGGCCCTGCCCCTCGCCTTCGTAGCGACCGTCGTCGTCAGCCTCGCAACGAAGCCTCCTGAATCCGAGCACCTCGATAGGTGCTTTGAGGGGATCAAGTGA
- a CDS encoding symporter small accessory protein, whose translation MLGINDPWILGVYLLSVLSALLCVAYGLANWNRGQETEAEEIREECSWEKGEARMDDKELGL comes from the coding sequence ATGTTGGGCATAAACGATCCGTGGATCCTGGGGGTCTATCTCCTATCCGTTCTGAGCGCTCTCCTCTGCGTGGCCTACGGCCTCGCCAACTGGAACAGAGGGCAGGAGACGGAAGCCGAGGAAATTCGTGAGGAATGTTCCTGGGAGAAGGGGGAAGCTAGAATGGACGATAAGGAGCTGGGGCTTTGA
- the mscL gene encoding large conductance mechanosensitive channel protein MscL: MIKEFKEFAMKGNVLDMAIGIILGLAFGKIVTSLVNDIIMPPVGMLLGGVDFTNLFISLSGTSYATLAEAQAAGAPTINYGLFINTIIDFLIVAFVIFLMVRQVNKMKRKEEAAPPNTKECPYCKETIPLAATRCSHCTSELS; the protein is encoded by the coding sequence ATGATTAAAGAGTTCAAGGAATTTGCCATGAAGGGGAACGTCCTGGACATGGCTATCGGCATCATCCTGGGATTGGCCTTCGGAAAGATCGTAACCTCCCTCGTCAACGACATAATCATGCCGCCGGTGGGGATGCTCCTGGGAGGAGTCGACTTCACAAACCTCTTCATATCCCTCTCCGGAACCTCCTACGCCACCCTCGCCGAGGCTCAGGCGGCCGGGGCGCCCACCATAAACTACGGCCTCTTCATCAACACCATCATCGACTTTCTGATCGTCGCCTTCGTCATATTCCTGATGGTGAGGCAGGTGAACAAGATGAAGAGGAAAGAGGAGGCAGCACCCCCGAACACCAAGGAATGCCCCTACTGCAAGGAGACGATCCCCCTGGCCGCAACCCGCTGCTCCCACTGCACCTCGGAGCTCAGCTGA
- a CDS encoding cache domain-containing protein, translating to MQARSLSFTFLVMAVLSAGAAPLPSAEAGEVGGMDLTDLPEESRSLVEFADRALEYVRENGRERALEEFNDPRGQFVVGDLRYVFAYDSNGTCLAQPFRPGSVGKNQIDLRDENGFLFVQNLNRLASQGGGFAYYVRPNPLHHDSPELKLSYIARVDDDWWLGTGVWLSDVSAVFSADARLDLVRFVDGAVDYARENERKRALEAFNDRNGSFVDGNQYLFAYDFDENRVLAHPFQPDLVGKVRRGGLDIYGFAMDPSVETGLGGIREVAIDGTGLVYYMYLDPARDTTPAIKLGYVRAVDDDWWLGSGIYPAEGDQLGAEGASSSYQPPATKEELAAFVEAAASFARIFGRDLATKDFMDLQGPFVRGDVYIFAADFNGTSLALPFLPSAVGTNRLDLQNSEGVRINREMRAIAEDGSGFFEYLWTNPLTGGEEPKTSYVTKVDDGWWLGAGIYLRDEERATKA from the coding sequence ATGCAGGCCAGATCTTTATCCTTCACCTTTCTTGTGATGGCGGTCCTCTCGGCCGGAGCCGCTCCCCTTCCGTCGGCGGAGGCGGGGGAGGTCGGCGGGATGGACCTGACGGACCTCCCCGAAGAGTCCCGGAGCCTCGTGGAGTTTGCAGACCGGGCCCTCGAGTACGTCCGGGAGAACGGCCGGGAGAGGGCCCTGGAGGAGTTCAACGACCCCAGGGGCCAGTTCGTCGTCGGAGACCTCCGCTACGTCTTCGCCTACGACTCCAACGGCACCTGTCTAGCCCAACCCTTCAGGCCGGGGTCGGTGGGCAAAAACCAGATCGACCTCAGGGATGAGAACGGGTTTCTCTTCGTCCAGAACCTCAATCGGCTGGCCTCCCAGGGCGGTGGCTTCGCCTACTACGTCAGGCCCAACCCCCTCCACCACGACAGCCCCGAGCTGAAGCTCTCCTACATCGCCAGGGTCGACGACGACTGGTGGCTCGGAACTGGAGTCTGGCTATCGGACGTTTCGGCGGTCTTCAGCGCCGATGCTCGCCTCGATCTGGTGAGGTTCGTCGACGGGGCGGTCGATTACGCCCGGGAGAACGAGAGAAAGAGGGCTCTTGAGGCGTTCAACGACAGGAACGGCAGCTTTGTAGACGGCAACCAGTACCTCTTCGCCTACGACTTCGACGAGAACCGGGTCCTAGCCCACCCCTTCCAGCCGGATCTGGTGGGGAAGGTCCGACGGGGGGGGCTGGATATCTACGGGTTCGCCATGGATCCCTCCGTTGAAACCGGTCTGGGCGGCATAAGAGAGGTGGCTATAGACGGAACGGGCCTCGTCTACTACATGTATCTCGATCCGGCGAGGGATACGACCCCCGCCATCAAGCTCGGGTACGTGAGGGCCGTCGACGACGACTGGTGGCTCGGCTCGGGGATCTATCCGGCTGAGGGCGACCAACTCGGAGCCGAAGGCGCATCTTCGTCCTATCAGCCACCAGCAACGAAAGAGGAGCTGGCGGCCTTCGTCGAGGCTGCGGCCTCCTTCGCCCGGATCTTTGGCAGGGATCTCGCGACGAAGGACTTCATGGACCTCCAGGGGCCCTTTGTGCGGGGAGACGTCTACATCTTCGCCGCAGATTTCAACGGTACGAGCCTCGCCCTCCCCTTCCTCCCCTCAGCGGTCGGGACCAACCGCCTCGACCTTCAGAACTCAGAAGGGGTCCGCATCAACCGGGAGATGAGAGCCATCGCCGAAGACGGGAGCGGCTTCTTCGAGTACCTCTGGACCAACCCCCTCACCGGCGGGGAGGAGCCGAAGACGAGCTACGTGACGAAGGTCGACGACGGCTGGTGGCTGGGGGCAGGGATCTACCTCAGGGATGAGGAGAGGGCGACAAAAGCGTGA